Proteins encoded together in one Chitinophaga varians window:
- a CDS encoding gliding motility lipoprotein GldH, giving the protein MKRLFGVTAGLLLLAAACKPIKMDAYEKNQEIPGHDWAYGYKPAFDVNILPEDTATLFDIYVNVRHSDAYPYSNMWLLIGTKYPDDSIPKEQRVELPLADINGKWHGNGIDDIFEHRVLIQQKALFNKPGTYHFTFEQNMRQNPLPHVMNIGLRIEKAGKRP; this is encoded by the coding sequence ATGAAAAGACTATTTGGGGTAACCGCAGGTTTACTTTTACTGGCTGCAGCCTGCAAGCCGATCAAAATGGATGCCTACGAAAAGAACCAGGAAATACCGGGACATGACTGGGCTTACGGCTATAAACCTGCTTTTGATGTGAACATTCTGCCGGAAGATACTGCTACCCTGTTTGATATTTATGTGAATGTACGCCATAGCGATGCCTACCCCTACAGCAATATGTGGCTGCTGATAGGCACCAAATATCCGGACGACAGTATTCCCAAAGAACAAAGGGTGGAACTGCCGCTGGCTGATATCAATGGCAAATGGCATGGCAACGGTATCGATGATATTTTTGAACACCGGGTCCTTATCCAGCAAAAAGCCCTCTTCAACAAACCAGGCACCTATCATTTTACATTTGAACAAAACATGCGGCAAAATCCGCTTCCCCATGTAATGAATATAGGTCTGCGGATAGAGAAAGCCGGCAAACGGCCATGA
- a CDS encoding sensor histidine kinase — MMRKFFNKMQEGQSVSFIYLLVLAYTIVALIWWGVLLFRQSEQISQFEKQNLSLRIDSLAQPVEHQLEFQRIEKDAHMRSFKYVGEGAIFLGIILLGALFVYRAVWKYMKLSRQQQNFMMAVTHELKSPIAAAKLNLETIRRHRLDEEKQAKLIDNTIRETNRLDQLCNNILLAAQLETHNYQLFKEPLDFSALLEGNIRELRNRIATHVINADILPHVWLEGDKLMLQIILSNLVENAVKYAPRNSTITVRLFESGHRLKLQVSDEGPGVPDEEKERIFMKFYRLGNENTRKAKGSGLGLFLTAKIVEQHNGLIWVKDNQPAGACFEIMWQEYSVQRA; from the coding sequence ATGATGAGAAAATTCTTTAATAAAATGCAGGAAGGACAGTCAGTTTCCTTCATTTACCTGCTGGTACTGGCTTATACTATCGTCGCTCTCATCTGGTGGGGCGTGCTGCTGTTCAGACAAAGCGAACAGATCAGTCAGTTCGAAAAACAAAACCTCTCCCTGCGTATTGATAGCCTCGCCCAGCCGGTAGAACATCAGCTGGAATTTCAACGGATAGAAAAAGACGCTCATATGCGGTCTTTTAAATATGTCGGAGAAGGTGCCATTTTTTTAGGGATCATTCTGCTCGGCGCGCTCTTTGTATATAGAGCGGTCTGGAAATACATGAAGCTCAGCCGGCAGCAGCAAAACTTTATGATGGCCGTGACACATGAGTTAAAATCACCCATCGCTGCCGCCAAACTGAACCTGGAAACCATCCGCAGACATAGGCTGGATGAGGAAAAGCAGGCCAAGCTGATAGATAATACCATCCGGGAAACCAACCGGCTCGACCAGCTCTGTAACAACATTTTGCTGGCAGCACAGCTGGAAACCCACAACTATCAACTGTTTAAGGAGCCGCTCGACTTCTCCGCCTTGCTGGAAGGGAATATCCGGGAACTGCGCAACCGCATCGCGACACATGTCATAAATGCAGACATTCTGCCACATGTATGGCTGGAAGGTGACAAACTGATGTTGCAGATAATCCTCAGCAACCTGGTAGAAAATGCGGTGAAATATGCTCCCCGTAACTCCACGATCACGGTACGCCTCTTTGAATCCGGCCATCGCCTGAAATTGCAGGTGTCGGATGAAGGCCCCGGGGTGCCCGATGAGGAAAAGGAACGCATCTTCATGAAGTTCTACCGCCTTGGCAATGAAAACACCAGAAAAGCCAAAGGCTCGGGATTAGGACTGTTTCTCACCGCCAAGATCGTTGAACAGCACAATGGCCTGATATGGGTGAAAGACAACCAGCCTGCCGGCGCCTGCTTCGAGATAATGTGGCAGGAATATTCCGTGCAAAGAGCGTAA